In a single window of the Vibrio celticus genome:
- a CDS encoding SDR family NAD(P)-dependent oxidoreductase, translating into MRIMITGATSGIGQSLAKDYAQQGHQVIACGRNPDKLQALVDSHDTDITHSSITPLCFDLTDYHNFPELDQDKPLDLLILNAGDCEYIDDPVNFDAELFERVININLISIGYALKAWLKNIKPGGRLVLVSSSASFLPLPRAEAYGASKAALTYLGRTLSVDLATHNIHVSIVHPGFVETPLTERNTFSMPMIISSEAATQRIVNGIAQGKSEIDFPRRFIMLMKLLRMLPTPVWQKLASRMV; encoded by the coding sequence ATGCGTATTATGATTACAGGCGCGACCTCAGGTATCGGCCAATCCCTAGCTAAAGATTACGCTCAGCAAGGGCATCAGGTGATTGCTTGTGGCCGCAATCCAGACAAACTGCAAGCCTTAGTTGATTCTCACGATACAGACATCACGCATTCATCAATTACACCGCTCTGTTTCGATCTGACTGATTACCACAACTTTCCAGAACTCGACCAAGACAAGCCGCTCGACCTGCTGATTTTAAATGCGGGTGATTGTGAGTACATCGACGACCCAGTGAACTTTGATGCCGAGCTATTCGAGCGCGTCATCAATATAAACCTAATTTCAATTGGTTACGCTCTTAAAGCTTGGTTAAAAAACATCAAGCCCGGCGGTCGTTTGGTTTTAGTCAGCTCCAGCGCCAGCTTTTTACCTTTGCCAAGAGCCGAGGCTTATGGCGCTTCAAAGGCAGCCCTCACCTACTTAGGCAGAACACTTTCGGTTGATCTGGCAACGCACAACATTCATGTCTCAATTGTGCACCCTGGCTTTGTTGAAACGCCATTAACCGAGCGAAATACGTTCTCTATGCCTATGATTATTAGTAGTGAGGCCGCAACTCAGCGAATCGTAAATGGTATCGCTCAAGGAAAGAGTGAAATCGATTTCCCAAGACGATTCATCATGTTGATGAAGCTACTAAGAATGCTTCCAACTCCAGTTTGGCAAAAACTCGCTTCAAGGATGGTATAA
- a CDS encoding ChrR family anti-sigma-E factor — protein sequence MIKHHPNAAILKDFVDGMLADSVSLIVSSHVELCEHCQQQVKQLTAEAANVAFDAEPVFSNEDLDSFSIDDMDFDCDAIDQITADASQSVEVIPEVQKVTVADTTFTIPRALNSVARKDWMNLGKISRARLDFADEAHHTSLLHIDKDGQVPCHTHKGFEITLLLEGSFEDEMGVYNKGDFIWLDGNHTHQPATKEGCVCLTVSSDALYFTKGVSQLFNPLGKYIY from the coding sequence ATGATTAAACATCACCCAAACGCGGCAATATTGAAAGACTTCGTCGATGGCATGTTGGCTGATTCTGTTTCTTTGATTGTTTCTAGCCATGTAGAACTGTGCGAACACTGCCAACAACAAGTTAAGCAGCTGACCGCCGAAGCGGCAAATGTTGCATTTGACGCAGAGCCAGTATTCTCAAATGAAGATCTAGACAGCTTCTCAATAGACGACATGGACTTCGATTGTGACGCGATAGATCAAATCACAGCCGATGCTTCTCAGTCAGTTGAGGTCATTCCAGAGGTTCAGAAAGTAACTGTCGCTGACACGACATTCACAATCCCTCGCGCCCTTAACTCAGTAGCGAGAAAGGACTGGATGAACCTAGGCAAAATTTCTCGAGCAAGACTCGATTTTGCTGACGAAGCACACCACACCAGCTTGTTGCACATAGACAAAGATGGACAAGTGCCTTGCCACACCCACAAAGGCTTCGAGATCACGCTTCTTCTAGAAGGTAGTTTCGAAGACGAAATGGGTGTTTACAACAAAGGTGACTTCATCTGGTTGGATGGCAATCACACTCATCAACCGGCAACAAAAGAAGGTTGTGTCTGTTTAACCGTTTCAAGTGATGCGCTTTACTTCACAAAAGGTGTGAGCCAACTATTCAATCCACTTGGAAAATATATCTATTAA
- a CDS encoding tautomerase family protein, whose protein sequence is MIVIYGIKECLNPIKLQLSNVLQQCLNSEMGLPDDKRAHRFVPLERDDFFYPEGRTEAYTVIEINMMEGRAVNTKKRLIKKIFSEIEKQLAISPIDIEITIKEQPSHCWGFRGMTGDEAQDLKYKVKV, encoded by the coding sequence ATGATTGTTATTTATGGTATCAAAGAGTGCTTAAATCCAATTAAGTTGCAGCTCTCTAATGTGTTGCAGCAGTGCTTGAACAGTGAAATGGGTTTACCTGATGACAAGCGAGCACATCGATTTGTGCCATTGGAACGAGATGACTTCTTTTACCCAGAAGGAAGAACAGAAGCCTATACCGTCATTGAGATAAATATGATGGAAGGTCGAGCGGTAAACACCAAAAAGCGTCTAATCAAGAAGATATTTTCTGAGATAGAGAAGCAGTTAGCTATCTCTCCAATTGATATTGAAATCACCATTAAGGAGCAGCCATCGCACTGTTGGGGATTTCGAGGCATGACCGGCGATGAAGCTCAAGATCTGAAGTATAAAGTGAAGGTCTAG
- a CDS encoding YibL family ribosome-associated protein: MSVKNELQQINNRLDKCRHKLDAAKTRNDRPVVRQFEEEIKKLTKKIAQLKHKESYDVNQERKSLVDMPFSREITKAEQADMGKLKKSVKGLVIVHPMTKIGKELRIEVMTGYAPKKF; encoded by the coding sequence ATGAGTGTTAAAAACGAACTTCAACAAATTAACAACCGTCTAGACAAGTGTCGCCACAAGTTAGATGCTGCTAAAACTCGTAATGATCGTCCTGTTGTTCGTCAGTTCGAGGAAGAGATTAAGAAGCTAACTAAGAAAATTGCCCAGCTCAAACACAAAGAAAGCTACGATGTGAACCAAGAGCGTAAGTCTCTGGTTGATATGCCATTTAGCCGTGAGATCACCAAGGCTGAGCAAGCGGATATGGGTAAACTCAAAAAGTCTGTTAAAGGACTCGTAATTGTTCACCCAATGACGAAGATCGGTAAAGAACTTCGCATTGAGGTTATGACTGGTTACGCACCGAAAAAATTCTAA
- a CDS encoding LON peptidase substrate-binding domain-containing protein, translated as MPNSPRKTTRTDTEPETPVESSLKLAVFPLPIFLLPGGRQRLRIFEPKYLAMVAHAAQGDGFIIATQDNTNSDHLSSWGTKVTIVDFNMSEDQILEIDVEGEKLVQLHGSFRDDDDLIKSKFSSLPHWPAHEYKVPNVFTAFLVQLFRDHDSIRTLYPTPDFESPQWICARLLEMMPIPLEKKTEFTEPASFPSLVPFLNQIITGQ; from the coding sequence GTGCCGAATTCACCTAGGAAGACCACGCGGACAGACACCGAACCAGAAACACCCGTAGAGTCTTCTCTAAAGCTTGCTGTGTTTCCTCTCCCTATCTTTCTTTTACCGGGAGGCAGGCAAAGACTGCGCATTTTTGAGCCAAAGTATCTCGCGATGGTTGCTCACGCAGCGCAGGGCGATGGTTTCATTATCGCCACTCAAGACAACACTAACTCTGATCATCTCAGTTCTTGGGGAACAAAGGTGACCATCGTAGACTTCAATATGTCGGAAGACCAAATATTAGAAATTGATGTTGAAGGCGAAAAGTTGGTGCAATTGCATGGGTCGTTTCGAGACGATGATGACCTGATTAAAAGTAAGTTCAGCTCGTTGCCACACTGGCCAGCCCATGAATATAAAGTGCCTAACGTGTTTACAGCGTTTTTGGTTCAGCTATTTCGCGACCACGATTCGATAAGAACCCTTTACCCCACCCCTGATTTCGAAAGCCCGCAATGGATCTGTGCGCGATTGCTCGAAATGATGCCTATCCCATTGGAAAAGAAAACAGAATTTACTGAACCAGCCAGCTTTCCGTCTCTAGTTCCTTTTTTGAATCAAATCATTACGGGGCAATAA
- a CDS encoding sigma-70 family RNA polymerase sigma factor — protein sequence MQVESRSSGNGKEHVIIPDNKVPTDNKVPTELSSWLMLVGTDRDKQAFTYLFKFFAPKIKRFGISKLGGEAAANELVQDTMTNVWKKAHLYNVDKGAATTWVYTVMRNAAFDMLRKVKAKAEQTTADDIWPIDAMVAESQSEDLPFGDHLMSRHVMTQIEKLPLAQKTIVKGVYFQELSQEQLAQQLGVPLGTVKSRLRLALAKLKVHMGEQDHD from the coding sequence ATGCAAGTGGAAAGCAGAAGTTCAGGGAACGGCAAGGAGCATGTCATTATTCCCGATAACAAAGTACCTACAGACAACAAAGTACCGACAGAGCTATCGAGCTGGTTGATGTTGGTTGGTACAGACCGAGACAAGCAGGCGTTCACCTATTTGTTCAAGTTCTTCGCTCCTAAGATTAAGCGTTTTGGTATTAGTAAGTTGGGTGGCGAAGCGGCTGCAAACGAGCTAGTTCAAGACACGATGACTAATGTTTGGAAGAAAGCTCATCTTTACAATGTAGACAAAGGCGCAGCGACCACTTGGGTTTACACCGTTATGCGTAATGCAGCGTTCGATATGTTGCGCAAAGTGAAAGCGAAAGCCGAACAAACGACAGCCGACGATATTTGGCCAATCGATGCGATGGTAGCCGAGTCTCAAAGCGAAGATTTGCCATTCGGTGATCATTTGATGAGCCGACACGTAATGACTCAAATAGAAAAGTTGCCTCTCGCTCAGAAAACTATCGTCAAAGGCGTTTACTTTCAAGAGCTCTCTCAAGAGCAACTCGCTCAGCAACTTGGCGTCCCACTTGGAACGGTGAAATCACGTCTGAGACTCGCTTTAGCCAAATTAAAAGTTCACATGGGGGAACAAGACCATGATTAA
- the norW gene encoding NADH:flavorubredoxin reductase NorW → MSNIVIVGGGFAALQTIKMVRKIDQDVAITMITADAGVEYSKPNLSHAFSQAQTPQSLAVNNAQQLAEQYNVVIKTKAFVSEIDTKQQCVHVDGQIIHYSKLVLATGATPFIPPAEGLKRSATITLNSLEEFEKHKAQIDEAQRITVIGGGLIGVELAFDLQAAGKDVTIIEPASYLLNSLVPPFVSLELERELAKAGVTVETDSAIFRATYLHDGVRLQTTASRLIRADIVIAAAGLRPNTALATQAGIDVNRGIVVDDTLKTSANNVYAIGDCAEIEGRVMAYLQPAILSANVLAKQLTMDKGDIKVGEAKLSLPHMITKVKTPSYPIQLAGRDIHTAQSWETRFDPKGIVAKGFNEDNQLVGFIVTGEHIKAAFPLLKELQISSPS, encoded by the coding sequence ATGTCGAACATTGTGATTGTGGGCGGTGGTTTCGCCGCCCTACAAACCATAAAGATGGTACGTAAAATTGACCAAGATGTCGCGATTACCATGATCACGGCAGATGCAGGGGTTGAGTACAGTAAGCCGAATCTTTCACACGCATTCAGCCAGGCTCAAACACCACAGTCGTTAGCCGTTAATAACGCTCAGCAATTGGCTGAGCAGTACAACGTAGTCATCAAAACCAAGGCTTTCGTCAGTGAAATCGATACCAAGCAGCAGTGTGTTCATGTTGACGGGCAAATTATCCACTATTCGAAGTTGGTATTAGCAACGGGGGCTACACCTTTCATACCACCAGCGGAAGGGCTTAAACGCAGCGCGACCATTACGTTAAATAGCTTGGAAGAGTTCGAGAAACACAAAGCTCAGATCGATGAAGCTCAACGTATCACTGTGATTGGTGGAGGCTTGATTGGGGTAGAGCTCGCATTCGACCTTCAAGCTGCGGGCAAAGATGTCACGATTATCGAACCCGCAAGTTATCTATTGAACAGCCTTGTGCCGCCTTTCGTTTCACTTGAGTTGGAAAGGGAGCTGGCAAAAGCAGGGGTTACCGTCGAAACCGACTCTGCGATTTTTCGAGCGACTTACCTCCACGATGGAGTCAGGCTACAAACTACCGCCTCTCGATTAATACGAGCAGATATCGTGATTGCCGCAGCAGGATTAAGGCCAAATACGGCTTTAGCCACGCAAGCGGGAATAGACGTCAACAGAGGCATTGTGGTCGATGACACCCTGAAAACCAGTGCCAACAATGTGTATGCGATTGGTGATTGCGCTGAAATTGAAGGGCGTGTTATGGCTTATCTGCAGCCAGCAATCTTGTCGGCAAACGTGTTGGCGAAGCAGTTGACTATGGATAAAGGCGACATCAAAGTGGGCGAAGCAAAGCTCAGCTTGCCTCATATGATCACCAAGGTGAAAACACCGAGTTACCCGATTCAGCTGGCAGGGCGCGATATTCACACAGCTCAGAGCTGGGAAACTCGATTCGATCCCAAAGGTATTGTCGCCAAAGGCTTCAATGAAGATAACCAGTTGGTTGGATTCATTGTCACGGGAGAGCACATCAAGGCTGCATTTCCTTTATTAAAGGAGTTGCAAATCAGTTCACCATCATAA
- a CDS encoding nuclear transport factor 2 family protein — MDNSLWLDNFLNMYQELGTDNFDVLKTVYHPDIEFQDPLHHVSGISALTHYFENLYTQVTSCYFHIEHTFEANDEASVYWTMQFAHKQLNGQKPIEVQGHSHLKMLDGQVIYHRDYLDVGSMLYEHIPVLGCAIKSIKKRASR; from the coding sequence ATGGATAACTCTCTATGGCTTGATAACTTTCTCAACATGTATCAAGAACTCGGAACCGACAATTTCGACGTGCTTAAGACGGTTTATCACCCTGATATTGAATTCCAAGATCCGCTGCATCATGTCAGCGGTATTTCGGCGCTTACGCACTACTTCGAGAACCTCTACACCCAAGTAACCAGCTGTTACTTTCATATCGAACACACTTTCGAAGCGAACGACGAAGCTTCTGTTTACTGGACGATGCAATTCGCTCACAAGCAATTAAATGGGCAAAAGCCAATAGAAGTACAAGGACACAGCCACCTCAAGATGCTCGACGGTCAAGTGATTTACCACAGAGACTACCTCGACGTCGGTTCTATGTTGTATGAACACATTCCAGTACTGGGCTGCGCGATAAAATCCATCAAAAAGAGAGCGAGTCGATAA
- a CDS encoding YbgA family protein — MEKKIKIGISACVAGHKVRFDTGHKRSRFCTDDLADYVELEPVCPEMAVGLPTPRPTIRQTRMLDDIIHVSRPDGSGDVTNELIEFGQNYSKKNQHIAGFIVCQKSPTCGMERVKVYHHHGRGSESTGVGMFTQQIMDGNPLLPVEENGRLNDPILRENFMTRVFTYQKWLDLVDEGVTKHKLIQFHSAHKYLVMCHHVEGYKSLGKLLAGNDLEIDELAAQYIEGLMTALSHHANRGSHANTLHHLQGYFKKQLSSAHKQELTNQIAAFREGVIPLLVPLTLINHYLMEYPNEYLESQVYLNPHPQELKLRYGY, encoded by the coding sequence ATGGAAAAGAAAATCAAAATCGGTATCAGTGCATGTGTTGCTGGACACAAAGTACGTTTCGACACAGGTCATAAACGCTCTCGTTTTTGTACAGACGACCTAGCAGACTACGTGGAATTAGAACCTGTTTGCCCAGAGATGGCTGTTGGCCTTCCAACCCCTCGTCCAACCATTCGTCAGACAAGAATGCTAGATGACATCATCCATGTTTCTCGCCCTGATGGCTCAGGTGATGTGACCAACGAACTGATCGAGTTCGGTCAAAACTACTCAAAGAAAAACCAACACATTGCTGGCTTTATTGTGTGTCAAAAAAGCCCAACCTGCGGTATGGAGCGCGTGAAGGTGTACCACCACCATGGTCGCGGCTCTGAATCGACTGGCGTAGGCATGTTCACCCAACAAATTATGGACGGTAACCCGTTACTCCCCGTTGAAGAAAACGGCCGCCTTAACGATCCCATTTTGCGTGAAAACTTCATGACTCGAGTATTCACATACCAAAAATGGCTCGATCTTGTGGATGAAGGTGTGACCAAACACAAATTGATTCAGTTCCATAGCGCCCACAAGTACCTCGTCATGTGTCACCACGTTGAGGGTTACAAAAGCTTAGGCAAACTGCTAGCGGGTAATGACTTAGAAATCGACGAATTGGCGGCTCAATACATCGAGGGCTTGATGACAGCATTGTCACATCACGCGAATCGAGGCAGTCACGCCAATACGCTGCATCATTTGCAGGGTTACTTTAAGAAACAACTGAGTAGCGCCCACAAACAAGAGTTGACCAACCAAATTGCAGCTTTTCGAGAAGGTGTTATCCCACTGTTAGTGCCGCTGACACTGATCAATCACTACCTGATGGAATACCCGAACGAATACCTAGAATCACAGGTTTACCTAAACCCGCACCCTCAAGAACTTAAACTGAGATACGGATATTGA
- the gltS gene encoding sodium/glutamate symporter: protein MNQLISIGPLESFLIAISVLFLGHFVNAKLPILKKYNIPEPIVGGLIVAFAITALHFNGLDLEFSLPLQNTFMLMFFATVGLAANYTQLVKGGAKVFLFLGVASVYIIIQNGVGVTLATALGLEPLMGLIAGSITLSGGHGTGAAWSQTFADTFGIANTLEIAMASATFGLIIGGIIGSPVAQKLIDKNQLESEYGTGTQTHERFPELVTYNEYEEDKVTAKKVIEVLFILLICITGAKYLEQWVATFEISWLMIPDFVYALFIGVFITNVFEVTKLHKTDSETVDILGTVSLSLFLAMALMSLKLWNIFDLAIPFLVILAVQAVVLGIFSYFVTFKVMGSNYDAAVMAGGHCGFGLGATPTAVMNMGSLVNRFGPSPQAFMVVPIVGAFFIDIVNLIILQGYISFIG, encoded by the coding sequence ATGAATCAATTAATTTCAATTGGACCATTAGAATCCTTCCTAATCGCGATTAGTGTTTTGTTTCTAGGTCATTTCGTCAATGCAAAGCTTCCGATTCTCAAAAAGTACAACATTCCAGAGCCCATTGTCGGCGGCTTGATTGTCGCTTTTGCTATTACAGCCCTGCACTTTAACGGCCTTGATCTTGAGTTTTCTTTGCCCCTGCAGAACACGTTTATGTTGATGTTCTTTGCAACGGTCGGTCTTGCGGCGAACTACACGCAGCTGGTAAAAGGTGGTGCTAAGGTATTCCTATTCTTAGGGGTAGCATCGGTTTACATCATTATTCAAAACGGTGTAGGTGTAACCTTAGCTACGGCACTAGGCCTTGAACCCTTGATGGGTTTGATTGCTGGCTCTATTACCCTTTCGGGCGGTCACGGCACAGGCGCGGCTTGGTCTCAAACTTTTGCAGACACGTTTGGCATTGCCAATACGCTAGAAATCGCGATGGCTTCAGCGACCTTTGGTTTGATCATCGGTGGTATTATCGGTAGCCCAGTGGCGCAAAAGCTGATTGATAAAAACCAGCTTGAATCTGAGTACGGCACTGGCACGCAAACGCATGAACGCTTCCCTGAACTTGTTACTTACAACGAGTATGAAGAAGACAAAGTGACGGCGAAGAAGGTGATTGAAGTGTTGTTCATCCTTCTTATCTGTATCACGGGTGCGAAGTACCTAGAGCAGTGGGTGGCGACTTTTGAAATTTCTTGGTTGATGATTCCTGACTTCGTTTACGCGTTGTTTATCGGTGTGTTCATCACTAACGTGTTTGAAGTGACTAAGCTGCATAAGACTGACAGCGAAACGGTCGATATTCTTGGTACGGTGTCATTGTCACTGTTCCTAGCAATGGCGCTAATGAGCCTTAAGCTTTGGAACATCTTTGACCTTGCGATTCCGTTCTTGGTTATCCTTGCGGTTCAGGCGGTTGTACTGGGTATTTTCTCTTACTTTGTGACGTTTAAAGTAATGGGTTCTAACTACGACGCAGCGGTTATGGCAGGTGGTCACTGTGGTTTCGGCCTAGGTGCAACACCAACAGCGGTAATGAACATGGGCTCTTTGGTGAACCGTTTTGGTCCATCGCCACAAGCCTTCATGGTGGTGCCAATTGTTGGTGCCTTCTTTATCGATATCGTTAACCTGATTATCCTTCAAGGTTACATCTCGTTTATCGGTTAA
- a CDS encoding DUF4344 domain-containing metallopeptidase gives MTLLKRTLTCSLALSAMFATTYASSEQTTQSNLLVEYSTPQNTEEEQLKREIQSSGVNDTVVDLSNQLFMFEKPLTIQYGGEEGPLYDPQNHQVLVPYSFYAESLNYFEKNQYEKEYGKSAQTGAIDTLLHTLLHEAGHAYIEDQNIAILGKEEDAVDNLATVLLLNYVEHGADAAISAADMFAFESEDRPEYYDLGEYIDEHSFDLQRYFSTLCLVYGSDPDAYKNLLDEVENDYLKDRKEFCVEHFDVINENWHQYLKESDDA, from the coding sequence ATGACATTATTGAAACGAACATTGACCTGCAGCCTAGCCTTAAGTGCAATGTTTGCCACAACTTATGCATCTAGTGAACAAACCACCCAAAGTAACCTGCTCGTCGAGTACTCTACACCGCAAAATACAGAAGAAGAACAGCTCAAACGAGAGATTCAAAGTAGTGGCGTTAATGACACCGTGGTCGACCTATCAAACCAACTCTTCATGTTTGAGAAGCCATTAACCATTCAATATGGCGGGGAAGAAGGACCACTCTACGATCCACAAAACCATCAAGTGCTGGTCCCTTATAGCTTTTACGCTGAGTCACTCAATTACTTTGAGAAGAACCAATACGAAAAAGAGTATGGAAAATCTGCGCAAACCGGCGCTATTGATACTTTGCTGCACACCCTGCTGCACGAAGCTGGGCATGCGTATATCGAAGACCAGAACATTGCCATATTGGGTAAAGAAGAAGATGCAGTTGATAACCTAGCGACGGTGCTACTGCTTAACTATGTAGAGCATGGGGCCGACGCTGCTATCAGCGCTGCAGACATGTTCGCTTTCGAGTCCGAAGACCGCCCGGAGTATTACGACTTGGGGGAATACATCGACGAGCACAGTTTCGACCTGCAGCGTTACTTCTCCACGTTATGCTTGGTGTATGGCAGCGATCCTGATGCCTATAAAAACTTGCTCGATGAAGTGGAAAACGACTATTTGAAAGACAGAAAAGAGTTCTGCGTTGAGCACTTTGATGTGATCAATGAAAATTGGCACCAGTATTTAAAAGAGAGTGACGATGCTTAA
- the phrB gene encoding deoxyribodipyrimidine photo-lyase, with the protein MSDILWIRRDLRIHDNPALVSAVENGVTIAVFISTPQTWQQHHLAPIKADFIYRHLKQLDSQLAEFGITLLHLKATDFDDQSKQLIDLCQQLDAKCVYANSEPEVDEQARDRKLISSGLNLKISDCDVMLPLGSVLNKQGEMFKVFTPFKNAWLKEVQVKGIICSPAPVVPTERSQTQLPDDLQALTISADYDFDFPRVDSSRWPLSQDVLGSVIPNFLENKVNDYARLRDIPSVKGTSGLSPYLAIGAVSPRWLAIQLIQQQPDLLFDTQLPAFCWLNELIWRDFYKHLMFHHPKLVKGANFQQKYNGLDWYHDHPSFKAWCEGKTGYPLVDAAMRQLVETGWMHNRLRMVVASFLTKHLLIDWRWGERFFMSHLIDGDFSANNGGWQWASSTGCDAQPYFRIFNPITQSEKFDPKGIFIRKYIPELQNIPDKHVHFPHEFIAKNGIDSEYWQPIVEHKEARLRALAFFK; encoded by the coding sequence TTGAGTGACATACTATGGATACGACGAGACCTGCGGATTCACGATAACCCAGCGCTCGTCTCGGCAGTTGAAAACGGCGTAACAATCGCCGTTTTCATTTCAACTCCTCAAACGTGGCAGCAGCACCACCTTGCGCCAATCAAAGCTGATTTCATCTATCGTCATCTAAAACAACTCGATTCCCAGCTCGCTGAATTCGGGATAACGTTGCTTCACTTGAAAGCGACCGATTTTGACGACCAATCCAAACAGCTCATCGATTTGTGCCAGCAGCTTGATGCCAAGTGCGTCTACGCTAACTCTGAACCAGAGGTCGATGAACAAGCTCGCGATAGAAAGCTGATTTCAAGTGGCCTAAACCTCAAGATCAGCGATTGTGACGTTATGCTGCCACTCGGTAGCGTTCTCAACAAACAAGGCGAGATGTTCAAAGTCTTTACGCCCTTTAAGAACGCTTGGTTAAAAGAAGTTCAGGTGAAAGGCATCATCTGCAGTCCAGCTCCTGTCGTGCCGACTGAACGTTCACAAACACAGCTTCCTGACGACTTACAAGCCTTAACCATCTCCGCTGACTATGATTTCGATTTTCCGCGTGTTGATTCGAGTCGCTGGCCATTAAGCCAAGATGTATTGGGCAGTGTGATCCCCAATTTCTTAGAGAATAAAGTCAACGACTACGCACGTCTGAGAGATATTCCCTCAGTTAAAGGAACATCGGGGCTATCACCTTATTTAGCAATTGGCGCAGTGAGCCCACGTTGGTTAGCGATTCAATTGATTCAGCAACAACCCGATCTGTTATTTGATACGCAATTACCGGCCTTTTGTTGGCTCAACGAATTGATTTGGCGAGATTTTTATAAGCATTTGATGTTCCACCATCCTAAACTGGTTAAAGGCGCTAACTTTCAGCAAAAATACAATGGTTTAGATTGGTATCACGATCATCCTAGCTTTAAAGCTTGGTGCGAAGGAAAAACAGGATATCCATTGGTTGATGCAGCAATGCGTCAACTGGTTGAAACGGGCTGGATGCACAACAGGCTAAGAATGGTGGTGGCAAGCTTCCTAACCAAGCACCTGCTTATTGACTGGCGTTGGGGCGAACGTTTCTTTATGTCACACCTTATCGACGGTGACTTTAGTGCCAACAATGGTGGTTGGCAGTGGGCTTCAAGTACGGGCTGTGATGCGCAACCTTACTTCCGAATTTTCAATCCAATCACCCAGAGTGAAAAGTTTGATCCAAAAGGAATTTTTATTCGTAAGTACATACCAGAGCTGCAAAATATTCCAGATAAGCATGTGCATTTCCCACATGAATTTATCGCTAAAAACGGAATAGACAGCGAATACTGGCAACCCATCGTAGAGCATAAAGAAGCACGATTGAGAGCCTTAGCCTTCTTCAAATAA